GACCGAGTGGCGGTGACCACCGGCGCCGCCGAGATCGCCGACACCGCGGTCGAGGCGTTCGGCCGCCTCGGCGTGGTGGTCGACAACGTGGGCATCCGCGACCCGAACGCCGGCATGCCGCCCGAACTGTGTTCGCCCGCTGTGGTTCTCCTCGCCCACGAATCGTGCCCGCTCAACCGGAAGGTGCTGCTGACCGGGATGGGCGGGGTGCCCCGGCCGGCCGTCGTTCGCGCCCAGGGCAGCACCGAGGTCTCGCTGACCGCCGAGGACATCGCCGACAACCTCGGCCAGATCCTGTCCGTCGACGACGCCTGCGTCACCGAGTAAACCAGGAGCGTGCCGTGACCGACTTCGAGAAGGTGGACTTCTTCACCGACGCCGGCCTCATCCCGGATCCGTACCCGTACTTCGACTATCTGCGGTCGAGAAGCCCCGTCACCCCCGCCACCCCGCTCAACGTGCTGACCGTCACCGGCTACGAGGAAGCGCTCGAGGTGTACAAGGATCCGGCGTTCTCCTCGTGTGTGTCGGTGGCCGGGCCGTTCTCCGGCCTGCCGTTCGGCCCGGACGGACGCGACGACGTCACCGAGCTGATCGAGCAGCACCGGGACAAGGTGCCGATGGCCGAGCACATCACCACCCAGGACCCGCCGGTGCACACCCGCACCCGTGGCCTGCTGAACAAGCTGATCACGCCCAAACGCCTCAAGGAGAACGAGGAGTTCATGTGGCGGCTCGCCGATGAGCAGCTCGACACCTTCATCCGGCGCGGTTCCGCGGAGTTCCTGGAGGACTACGCGAAACCGTTCTCGCTGTTGGTGATCGCCGATCTGCTCGGGGTCCCGCGCGAGGACCACGACGAGTTCAAGGCGGCGTTCGCCAAGGAGACCGTCGGCGAACTGGGCAAGGAGGCACCGACCTCGCACAACCCGCTGCAGTGGCTCAACGACAAGTTCTACGCCTATATCGAGGACCGGCGACGGTCGCCGCGCGGCGATGTGCTCACCGAGCTGGCTCAGGCGAAGTACGAGGACGGGTCCACCCCCGACATCGAGGACGTCATGAACCTGTCGACGTTCCTGTTCGCCGCGGGTACCGAGACCACCACGAAGCTGGTCAGCGCGGCGGTCCGGATCATCGGGGAGAACCCGGAATACGAAACCGCGCTGCGCGACGACCGCAGCAGGATCCCCGCGTTCCTCGAGGAGACGCTGCGGATGGAGAGCCCGGTCAAGTCGCACTTCCGGCTCGCCCGCAAGACCACCAGCATCGGCGGCGTGAAGGTGCCCGCCGGCACCACCGTCATGCTGCTGCCGGGGGCCTGCAACCGCGATGCGCGAAAGTTCCCCGATCCGAACACGTTCAACCCCGATCGGCCGAACGTGCGGGAGCAGATCGCGTTCATCCGGGGCATTCACTCGTGTCCGGGCGCACCGCTGGCCCGGGCCGAGGGACGGATCTCGCTCAACCGCATCCTGGACCGAATGCGCGACATCCGCATCTGCGAACAACATCACGGCCCCGCCGACCACCGGCGCTACACCTACGAGCCGACGTTCATCATGCGCGGTCTCGCGGAATTGCACATCACCTTCACGCCGGTCGGCTAGAAAGAATGCCGTCGGCGGGGAACACGACGAAGGAGCACACACCATGGCCGGACGACTCGAGGGCAAGGTCGCGTTCATCACCGGTGCGGCCCGCGGGCAGGGGCGCGCCCACGCGCTCGCGATGGCGCGGGAGGGCGCCGACATCATCGCCGTCGACATCTGTCGGCAGATCGACTCGAACCCCTATCCGCTGGCCACTCCCGACGATCTGTCCGAGACCGAGCGTTCGATCAAGGAACTCGGCCGCCGGGTGGTGGCGCGGATCGCCGACGTGCGGGAGCGGCACGAGCTGCGCGACGCGGTCGAGGCCGGGGTGGCCGACCTGGGCCGGCTCGACATCGTCGTCGCCAACGCCGGGATCCTGCCGATGGCGATGGGCAAACCAGACCCGATGCACTTCGTCGACGCCACCGACGTCGACCTGGTCGGGGTGATGAACACCGTCGCGGTCACCCTGCCGCACCTGGGCAGCGGGGCGTCGATCATCGTGACCGGCTCCACCGCCGGGATGATCCGCGGCACCACCGACAACGACCAGATGGGGCCCGGCGGATCGGGTTACGCGTTCGCCAAGCGCATCCTGATCGAATACGTCGAGGAGATGTGCCTGAACCTGGCGCCGCGGATGATTCGCATCAACGCCATCCACCCCACCAACTGCAACACCCACCTGCTGCACAACGAGGGCATGTACACGATATTCCGGCCCGACCTGGTGGCCGAGGGCAAGACCCCCACCCGCGAGGACGCCGAGCCGGCGTTCACGTTCTTCCAGGCCATGCCGATCCCGTACGTCGAACCGGAGGACATCGCCAACCTGGGGGTGTTCCTGGCCAGCGACGAGAGCCGCTACATCACCGGCCAGCAGATCCGGGTGGATGCCGGCTCCCTGCTGAAGTGGCCGAACGGCCCCGGCCGGTAGGCGCCGTTGTCCTGAGCGGACCCCTGTCGGGCTCTCGCGGCATGCGCAGGGCCCGAGGTTTCCCGCGCGTGCGAAGGGGTCGCGTGCGAAGGGGTGTGGCCGATGCCGCGAAAGATCCGGTGGGCAAAGATGCGGTGGACAAAGATGCGGTGGACAAAGATGCGGTGGACAGCGCAACCGCGGTGATGCGGCCGGCCCGGATCACCCGATGCCCTGGCCGGCGGCGGCCGAACTGACACACTGGCCGAGCTGACACACTGGCCGAACTGACACACTGGGGGTGTGCGACCCACACCGGAGTGCTGGCTCACCGACATGGACGGCGTGCTCGTGCGCGAGGAGCACGCCCTGCCGGGAGCCGCCGAGTTCCTGCAGCGCCTCATCGACCGGAAACGGCGGTTCCTGGTGCTGACCAACAACTCGATCTTCACCCCGCGCGACCTGTCGGCACGGCTGGCGCGGTCGGGACTCCACGTCCCCGAGGAGGCCATCTGGACCTCGGCGCTGGCCACCGCGACCTTCTTGGCCGACCAGCTACCCGGCGGATCGGCCTACGTCATCGGTGAGGCGGGACTGACCACCGCACTGCACAACGTGGGCTACACCCTCACCGACATCGACCCGGATTTCGTCGTGCTGGGGGAGACCCGAACCTACTCGTTCACCGCGATCACCAAGGCGATTCGGCTCATCCTGCAGGGGGCACGGTTCATCGCCACCAACCCGGACGTCACCGGTCCGTCGCACGACGGACCGCTGCCGGCCACCGGGTCCGTCGCCGCGATGATCACCAAGGCGACCGGGCGCGAGCCGTACTTCGTCGGCAAGCCCAACCCGATGATGTTCCGCAGCGCGATGAACCGGATCCAGGCGCATTCGGAGAGCACGGTGATGGTCGGCGACCGGATGGACACCGACGTGGTCGCCGGGATCGAGGCCGGCTTGGAGACCATCCTGGTGCTCACCGGCTCCACCAGCGCCGAGGAGATCGAGCGCTACCCGTTCCGGCCCAGCCGGGTGCTGCCGTCCATCGCCGACGTCATCGAACTGGTATGACCCGACCCGGCGCCGAACCGCTCGATGAGCATTTCACCGCGACGGTCTCGGCGCTGGCTGCTCCGGCGGCCGCGCACTGGCCCGACGACGCCGCGCTGACCGCCGAACAGTGCCTGGCGCTGTTCGACGCGCAGCTGGGCAGCCGCCATCTGGACTTCGCGGCGCGGGTGCTGCGGGCCCGGGGCCGGGGCTACTACACCATCGGGTCGTCGGGACATGAGGGCAACGCCGCGGTCGCCGCCGCGCTGCGCCCCACCGATCCCGCGCTGCTGCACTATCGTTCGGGCGGCTTCTTTCTCGCCCGCGCCGCGCAGGTCGGCGGCAGCGACCCGATCCGCGACGTGCTGCTCGGGATGGCCGCCGCCGCCGAGGAACCCATCGCCGGCGGGCGGCACAAGGTCTTCGGCCGCGTCGACCTCAACATCATCCCGCAGACCTCGACCATCGCGTCGCATCTGCCGCGGGCCCTCGGCGTCGCGTTCTCGATCGCCCGCGCCAAGAAACTCGGCGTGGCGTGCCGCTGGCCCGACGACGCGGTGGTGGTGTGCAGTTTCGGCGATGCCTCGGTGAACCACTCGACGGCCGTCGGCGCCATCAACACGGCCCTGCACGCGGCCTATCAGGGCGTGCCGATCCCGCTGCTGCTGGTGTGCGAGGACAACGAGTGGGGCATCAGCGTGCGCACCCCGCCCGGCTGGATCGAACACACCTACGCGCACCGCGAGGGCCTGGCCTACTTCAGCGCCGACGGTTCCGATCTGCCGGCCACCTACCAGACCGCGGTCGCGGCAGCGGATTACGTGCGCACTCGGCGCCGCCCGGCCTTCCTGCATCTGCGGATGGTCCGGTTGATGGGTCATGCCGGAACGGACTACGAGCCGGGCTACCGGAACCCTGACGAGATCCGCGCCGACTACGCGCGGGATCCGCTGCTGCGCACCGCACGAATGCTGGTCGAGCACGGGGTGCTGACCCCGCAGCAGATCCTCGACCGCTATGAAGCCAAACGCGCCAACGTGATCCGGCTCGCCGACGACGTGGGCGAGCGGCCGCGGCTGGCATCGGCCGACGAGGTGATGCGCCCGCTGCGTGAGATGATCGACCGGGCGCGTGCCGTCACCCCGGGTTCGCTGGCGGCCTCCGTGCGTCCCCGGCACGCCGAGACACACCTGACGGTCGCGGCCGCGATCAACCGGTCGCTGCACGACCTGCTCGACCGCTACCCGGAGGCGGTGGTCTTCGGCGAGGACGTCGCCCGCAAGGGCGGGGTGTACGGGGTCACCCGCGGGCTGCTGTCGGCCACCGGCGCGGCCCGGGTGTTCGACACCCTGCTCGACGAGCAGTCCGTCCTCGGACTGGCGCTCGGCGCCGGGCTGTCCGGGCTGCTGCCGATCGCGGAGATCCAGTACCTGGCCTACCTGCACAACGCGGCCGATCAGCTCCGCGGTGAGGCGGCCACCCTGCAGTTCTTCACCAACCGCCAGTACCGCAACCCGATGGTGGTGCGGATCGCCGGGTTCGGATACCAGCGCGGATTCGGCGGGCACTTCCACAACGACAACTCGATAGCGGCCCTGCGGGACATCCCCGGGGTGGTGATCGCATCCCCGGCCCGCCCCGACGACGCCGCCGCGATGTTGCACACCTGCGCGGCGGCCGCGCGTGAGGCCGGCGCGGTGTGCCTGTTCCTCGAACCGATCGCGCTGTATCACACCCGGGATCTGCACCACGACGGCGACGGCGGTTGGCTGGCACCGTATCCCGACACGGCCGTGCCGATCGGCGCGGCGCGGGTGTATGGCGACGGCACCGACCTGACCATGCTCACCTTCGGCAACGGGGTGCGGATGAGCCTGCGGGTGGCGCGGCGGCTGGCCGAACGGGGAATCGGCGCCCGCATCGTCGACCTGCGCTGGCTGGCGCCGCTGCCCGAGTCCGACATGCTGCGCGAGGCCGACGCCACCGGCCGGGTCCTCGTCGTCGACGAGACCCGCCACAGCGGCGGTGTCGGCGAAGGGCTGCTCGCCGCGCTCGTCGAGCACGGCTATCGGGGCCGGATGGCGCGGGTGGCCGGCCGCGACAGCTTCATCCCGCTCGGCGATGCGGCGCAGCAGGTGCTGCTCGGCGAGGACACCATCGAGGCGGCAGCGGTGAATCTGATGACCGATCCGGCTTGATAACTTGACCCGGTGATCGCTTCGCCGGACGTCACCCGACCGCTGGCCGGGGTGCGCATTGTCGAGATCTCGAGTTTCGTCGCGGTCCCGCTGGCCGGGATGACCCTGGCCCAGTTGGGTGCCCAGGTGATCCGGGTCGACCCGATCGGCGGTGCGGCCGACTACCACCGGTGGCCGCAGACCGCCGACGGGGTGAGCATCTACTGGGCCGGCCTGAACAAGGGCAAGCGCTCGGTGGCCGCCGACATGCGCTCGGCCGACGGGCAGGAACTGGTACAGCGGCTGATCGTCGACGCCGGCGTGCTCATCACGAATGTCGCAGGACGGCAATGGCATTCCTACGAGACCCTGTCCGCGATGCGGCCGGACCTGATCCACGTCGAGGTGTGGGGGCGCGCCGACGGCGGCACCGGGGTGGACTACACCGTCAACGCCGGCATCGGGTTCCCCCTGGTGACCGGCCCCGCCGAACACACCGGACCGGTCAACCACGTGCTGCCCGCCTGGGACGTCAGCTGCGGGCTCTACACCGCACTGGCCGTGGTCACCGCGCTGCGGCACCGCGACGCCACCGGGCAGGGCCAGCAGATCACCATTCCGCTGGAGAACGTGGCGCTGGCCACCGCCGGCAACCTGAGCTTCCTGTCCGAGGCGATGATCAACCACACCGACCGCGAGCGGATCGGCAACGCGGTCTACGGCCAGTACGGCCAGGACTTCACCAGCAGCGACGGGGTGTCGTTCATGGTGGTGACGTTGACGCCGCGCCACTTCCGCGACCTCACCGAACTGACCGGCACCACCGAGGAGGTCGCCGCGCTCGCCGAATCCCTCGGGGCGGACTTCGCCGACGAGGGTGAACGGTACCGCCACCGCGAGGCGTTGACCGAACTGTTCCGGCCGTGGTTCGCCGCGCACACCGCGGCCGAGATCACCGAGGCGCTGTCGGCCCGCTCGGTGCTGTGGGAGCGCTACCGCACCTTCGCCGAGGCCGCCGCCGATCAGCGGGTGACCGCCAACCCGCTGTTCACCGAACTCGACCAGCCGCGGATCGGCCGCTACCTTGCGCCCGGGCTGCCGCTGGCCATCGACGGCAGTTACCCGGCGCCGGAACCCGCTCCCGCGCTCGGTGACCACACCGCCGAGGTGCTGCGCGAGTGGCTCGGGCTCAGCGCCGAGGAGATCGCGAAGCTGACCGACGCCGGCACGGTGGCATGAGCGAACTGCTCCGGCTGCTCGACGTCCGGCAGGAGGCCGACGCCGACAGCTGGTCCGGTGCGGCCGCCGGACCGGCGGGAAAACGCGCATACGGCGGCCAGCTCGCCGCGCAGACTCTGGCGGCCGCCTGCCGCACCGTTCCCGCCGACCGGCCGCCGACCAACATGCACCTGCAGTTCCTGCGCGCCGGTGACGCCGCCACACCGGTGCGCTACACCGTGACCCGGGTCTACGACGGCCGCACCGCGGCGACGCGGCGCGTCGACTCGTACCAGGGGGAGCGGCTGCTGACCACCGCCAGCGTGTCGTTCGCGGCCACCCTGCCGGGACCGGAACACGGTCACCGCGGATCGCCGCCGGGTGATCCCGAGACCCTGGCGCGCACCGGTCCGGCCGGCCCGGCACCGTCGCTGCCGCTCGACGAGCTCGACATCCGGATCTCCGACACCGGAACCGGCACCGGATTCGTGCGGCGGCTGTGGTGGCGCACCACGGTGCGGCTGCCCGACGATCCGCTGGTGCATACGCTGATCGCGGTGTACGTCACCGACGTCTACATGATCGACCCCGCCCTGCGGGTGCACGGCCATTCGATGGCGGCCCGCACCCACCGCAGCGGCACCACCGACACGGCGATCTGGTTGCACCGGCCGGTGCGCGCCGATCGGTGGAATCTGCTGGAGACCTCGTCCCCCGCCGCCGCGCGGGGACGCGGTGTGGTCACCGGCAGCCTGATCGGCGTCGACGGCGCGATCGCGGCCACGCTGGTGCAGGAAGGTCTTATCGCCGAACGGGAATGAGCCGCGGCTGGGTGGTTCGGTCGGCGAGCCGGCGCCGTACCGCGGTCACCGCACGGGTCAGCGCCACCCCGACGGCCAGCGATGCCGCGACACCGATCGCCGGGTGACCCTCGAACAGCTCATACACCTGGTAGTGCACCAGGTAGGTGTACAGCGAAGCCTCGGCCAGCGTCCCGGCGACCGCCGTCACCGCCGCCGGACAGCGGATCGTCGGCACCCAGATCAGCAACACCAGCCCGACCAACACGATCGCGCCGCGCACCGGGTTGTCGAAGTAGCCGTACAGGCCGACGGCGAGCACGGTGGTCACCACCGCTCGCTGCCAGTTCGTCGCCGCCTTGGCGGCGGCCCAGCCGACCGCGAAGAACCAGAACGCCAGCATGGTGAACCACGCGTCGCGGCCCAGGCCGAGCCCGAGGATGTCGTAGCGCAGCGCCAACCCGACCGCCAGAAACGCCATCGCGACGGTGAACGGCCACTGCCGTTCCAGCCGGTCGGCCAGCGGCAGCCAGAACACCAGCGCCAGCAGCACCAGCGTCCACACCAGGACCTCGACGAACCACAGCCGACCCGCCGTCATGCTGTCGTGCGGGCCGAGGAACTTGTTCGCCAGCAACAGGTTCGACCAGGTGTAGTCGTCGGTGAGCAGCAGTGCGATCGCGATCCACAGCACCGACGGCACCGCGATCCAGGCGATCGTCGACCACAGGTGGCGGACCCGGTCGGTGCGCGACACCGGGGTCTGGCAGAACCGGCCGAAGTTGTAGCCCGCGACGCCCAACAGGACATGCGCCCCGCCCCAGATCGTGAACAGTTCGGCGTGGGAACCGACGATGAGCACGATCGCCGCCGCGCGCAACGCGACGCTGGTCTCCAGGCCGGCCCACCGGCCCGCGCGGCGGGGGCGGGCCGCGGCCTGCAGTTCGCGGATCGGCGTGCGCGGCCAGTCGGCGGGCAGCCGGCCCAGCAGCCGCTGCAGCCGCACCGTCACCGTCACGTAGGACAGTGAATTGCCGCCCAGGTCAACGAAGGTGGCGGCGGGGTCGATGGTGGCCGGGTCGAGGTGCAGCACCTCGGCGAACAGTTCACGCACGTCCGACGCCGAGGTGGGAGCGTCGGCGCCGGCGCTGTGGGCCAGCCGCCGTACGGCCGGATAGTCCGGTTTGCCCGATTCGAGCAGCGGCAGCTCGTCGACGGCGACCGCCCGCACCGCGCCGGCGGGGACCCCGGCGGCGTCGGCGGCGGCCCGCGCCACCGTCTGCGGGTCGTGGCCGCCGGTCGCGGCCACCGCGAGGCGGTCGCCGTCGCCGGTGCACAGCGCGGTGATGCCCTGGTCGCGCAGCGCGGTCTCGACCCGGTGCAGATCGATGCGCAGGCCGTACAGTTTGACGAACCGGCTGGTGCGGCCGACCACCTCGTACAGCCCGTCCGGGGCGCGGCGGGCGATGTCACCGGTGCGCAGCGTCTCGACGGTCTTGCCCAACGCGAGATCGTCCGGCCCGTGCGCGTAGCCCATCATCACGTTGGGGCCGCGGTAGACCAGTTCGCCGACCTCGTCGCCCGGCCAGCCGTCGACCGGTTCGATGCTGAACGAACCGCCGGGCACCGGCCGGCCGATCGCGCCGGGCCGGGTCAGCGCCAGTTCCGGCGGCAGATACGCCATGCGGGCGGTCGCCTCGGTCGCCCCGTACATCACGTACAGGTCGAAACCCGCTCGCCGGCCGAGTTCGGCGAATCGCCTCACCCGCTCCGGCGGCATCCGGCCGCCGGCCTGGGTGACGTAGCGCAGATCGGGTGTGCTCGAGCCGTCGAACCCGATGCGCTCGAGCAGTTCGAACGTGTACGGCACCCCGGCGAACGAGGTGCCGCGGTGACGGCGGAACAGGTCCCAGAACTGTTCGTCGACCACCGATCTGTCGGTGAGGATCAGCCCCGCGCCGACCAGCAGGTGGCTGTGGATCACCGACAGCCCGTAGCAGTACGACATCGGCAAAGTGGTTGCCGCCCGGTCGGTTTCGCGCAGGCCCAGATAGTCGGCGATCACCGTGGCGTTGGAGATGAGGTTGGTGCGCGACAACCGCACCAGCTTCGGCGAGCCGGTGCTGCCCGACGTCGACAGCAGCAGGGTCAGGTCGTCGTGCAGCTGCCGGTGCGGGTCGCCCGTTCGGCGGTGCACGCCGGCGGCGTCGATCACGATGTCGGGCCGGTAGGTGCTTTCGATCGCGGAGTGGTCGCGCCCGGCCGGCAGCGGCAGCACCACATGACCGGCGGCCAGCGCGCCGAGGTAGTGCACCAGCGTGGCGATGTCGTTGCGGGTCTCGATGAGCACCAGGCGGCGGGGACCGGCGAGGTGAGCGGCGACGGTCTCGACCCGGTCGGCGAGTTCGCGGTAGCTCAGCTGCGCGTGGTCGGTGCCGACCGCGAAGCGCTCGCCGTAGCCGCGCAGGTGCGCGACGATCATCGCAGGACCACTCCGCGGCCCCGCAGCTCGATACGCACCTTGGTGTCCGGGCGCGGGGGCTCGATGCTGTGCTGGCGCACCACGATCGGTTCGCCGTCGCCGCCGGGGTCGATGGTCAACAGCACGTCATGGCCGAGGAACTCCACCGCCAGCACCCGGCCCACCGTGGTTGGGTCCGCGGTGTCCGAGATCGGGGTCGCGACAACCTGTTCCGGACGAAGCACCAGCGTGCCGGCGCCGTTGTCGCCGGTCACCGGGATGCGTCCGAGCGCACAGTCGGCGACGCCGTCGGTCACCACGCACGGCACCGTGATGCAGTCGCCGAGGAACCGGGCGGTGAACAGGTCGGTGGGCTCGCGGTACACCTGCTGCGGCGGGCCGATCTGGGTGAACCGCCCGTCGCGCATCACCGCGATCTGGTGGGCGATCGACATCGCCTCCTCCTGATCGTGGGTGACCAGCAGCGTGGTCACACCGCGTTCGGCGAGCAGCGCCGCCACCGCTTTGCGGGTCGCGGCGCGCAGGCCGGTGTCGAGCGCGCTGAACGGTTCGTCGAGCAGCATCAGCTTCGGGCTGCGGGCCAGGGCGCGGGCCAGCGCGACCCGCTGTTGTTGGCCTCCGGAGAGCTGGTGCGGGCGGCGGTGCGCGAACGACGGGTCCAGCGAGACGGTTTCGAGCAACTCGGCGACCCGCTCGCGGATCGCCCGGCGGCCGAGCCCGCGCAGTCCGTAGGCGATGTTCTGGCCGACGGTCAGGTGTGGGAACAACGCCCCGTCCTGGGCCACGTAGCCGACGGCGCGTCGGTGCGGGGCCACCCCGCCGTCCGGTCCGGCGACCCGGCGGCCGGCGATGGTCACCGAGCCGGCATCGGGCTGTTCGAACCCGGCGATCAGCCGCAGCAGCGTGGTCTTCCCGCAGCCCGAAGCCCCGACCACCGCGGTGACGGTGCCCTCCGGGACGTCGAGGTCGACGTGGTCGAGCACCGTGTGGGCGCCGAACGACTTCGTCAGGCCACGGATCTCCAGCAGGCTCATAGCGCGGCCGCCTTCGTCGACTGGCGGAACAGGATGACCGTCACCGGTATCGCCAGGACGACCAGCACCAGTGCGTACGGCGCGGCCGCCGCGTAGTCGAGCTCGCTGGACAGCGACCAGAACCGCATCGCCAACGTGTTGGTGCCGGTCGGGGCGAGCAGCAGGGTGGCGGTCAGTTCGGTGGCCACCGCGACGAACACCAGCGACGCCCCGGCGGCCGCGGCGGGCGCGGTGAGCCGCAACGTCACCCGCAGGAACGTCGCGGCCGGCGACGCGCCCAGCGAGCGGGACGCCTCCTCCAGGCCGGGGGGCACCTGGGCGAGCCCGGCGCGGACGTTGATCAGGGCCCGTGGCATGAACAGCAGCACATAGGCGAACACGATCAGCGGCATGCTCTGATAGAGCGGGCGGGCGAGCTGAATCGCGACCGTGACCAGGGCCAGCGCGGTGACGATGCCGGGCAGGGAACTGGTCACGTAGTTCGCGCCCTCGACGGCGCGGGCGAGAAAGCCGCTGGAGCGCACCGCGACCCAGGCGACCGGGTAGGCCAGCATGGTGGTGATCACCGCGGCGGTGGCCGCCAGGCCGATGGTCTGGCTCAGCGAGCTGGTGATGTCGCCGATGTCCCACACCCCGGTGCCGCCGATCCACAGCCAGCGCAGCAGCGTCCACAGCGGCACCCCGATCGACAGCACCGCCAGCGCGGTGAGTGCCAGGGTGGCGGGGATGACGCTGTGGCGCAGGTGGATCGGTGTGGCGGTCCGTTGCGCGCCGGAGCCGATGCGGGCGAAGCGGGCCGGGCCGCGCGCGGCGGCCTCGGCGACCAGCAGCAGCACGCACAGCGCGACCAGCACGCTGGCCAGCATGCTGCCGGCGGCGCCGTCGAAGTTCACCTGGAACTGCTGGAAGATCGCCACGGTGAAGGTCTCGAACCGCACCATGGCGAACGCGCCGTACTCGGCCAGCAGATGCAGCGCGATCAGCAGGCCGCCGCCGAGAATCGCCAGTCGCAGCTGCGGCAACACCACCCGGAAGAACACCTCGAAGGTGTTGGAGCCGAGCGCCCGCGCGGATTCCTCGACCGCGGGATCCAGCCGGCGCAGTGTCGCCGCGACCGGCAGGTACAGGAACGGGAAGTAGGACAGCGTGGTCACCAGCACCCCGGCCCACAGCCCGTGCAGTGACGGCACCACACCGACCCAGGCGTAGCTGTTGACGAATGCCGGGACCGCCAGCGGGGCAACGAACAACGGACGCCACAGCGCCCGGCCCGGCAGGTCGGTGCGCTCCACCAGCCAGGCCACCCCGACCCCGATCAGCACGCACAGCGGCACGGTGACGAGCACCAGCGCGACCGTGTTGAACAGCAGATCGGCCACCCGGGGCCGGACCACCAACTCGTAGGCGCGGTGCCAGCCGACCGACACGATGCCCCACAGCACGTAGCCGATCGGGATACCCGTCGCGGCCACCAGCACGGCGACGATCGCCGCGACGAGCGGATGTGGCCGGGCGCCGCCGACCGACCGTGCGGCCGGGGCGGCGGGGGTCGCGACGGCGGGGACAGCCACCTACAAGAGTCCTGCCTGCGTCATCAGTTCGGTCACCTTCTTCTCGTCCAGCGTCGAGGGGTCGACCTCGGGTGCCTGCAGCGAATCCAGCGGCGGCAGCGCGGAGTTGGCGGGCACGCCGCTGGCCACCGGGTACTCGAACGAGGTGCCCTGCTCCAGCACCTCCTGGCCGGCTTTGGAGGTGACGAACTTGATGAACCGCTGGGCCTGCTCGGGCTTCTTGCTCGACTTGAGCACTCCGCCGCCGGACAGGCTGATGAACGCGCCGGGATCCTCGTGCTTGAAGTAGTGCAGCGCGGTGTTGCCGCTGATCTCCTTGGTCTTGGCCTGATCGCGGAACCAGTAGTAGTGGTAGATGATCCCGCCGTCGACCTCACCGGCGTTGACCGCCCTGAGGGTGTCGATGTTGTTGTTGTAGAGCTTGGCGTTCTGCTTCATGCCGGCCAGCCACTCCGCGGTGGCCTGCTCGCCCTTGAGCTGCAGCAGCGCCGCGACGATCGCCTGGAAGTCGGCTTTGGTGGGCGGCGCACCCCAGCGGCCCTTCCATTCGGGCTTCTGCAGATCCAGCATCGACTTGGGCAGCTGATCGGGGGTCAGCCGGTCCTTGTTGTAGACGAACACCGTGGTGCGGGCCGCCACACCGGTCCACGCGCCGCTCGGCGGGCGGTACTGCGCCGGCACCTGCTCGAGGGTTTCGGCGTCGAGTTCGGCGAACAGCCCGGCGTCCTCGACGGCGGCCATCGCGGGGGAGTTCTCGGTGAGGAACACGTCGGCGGGCGAGGAGTCGCCCTCGGCGATCAGCTGATTCCCCAGCTCGGTGTCACCGCCCTGGCGGTAGGTCACCTTGATGCCGGTCTCCTTGGTGAACGCGTCGATCCAC
The window above is part of the Mycolicibacterium hassiacum DSM 44199 genome. Proteins encoded here:
- a CDS encoding cytochrome P450, which produces MTDFEKVDFFTDAGLIPDPYPYFDYLRSRSPVTPATPLNVLTVTGYEEALEVYKDPAFSSCVSVAGPFSGLPFGPDGRDDVTELIEQHRDKVPMAEHITTQDPPVHTRTRGLLNKLITPKRLKENEEFMWRLADEQLDTFIRRGSAEFLEDYAKPFSLLVIADLLGVPREDHDEFKAAFAKETVGELGKEAPTSHNPLQWLNDKFYAYIEDRRRSPRGDVLTELAQAKYEDGSTPDIEDVMNLSTFLFAAGTETTTKLVSAAVRIIGENPEYETALRDDRSRIPAFLEETLRMESPVKSHFRLARKTTSIGGVKVPAGTTVMLLPGACNRDARKFPDPNTFNPDRPNVREQIAFIRGIHSCPGAPLARAEGRISLNRILDRMRDIRICEQHHGPADHRRYTYEPTFIMRGLAELHITFTPVG
- a CDS encoding mycofactocin-coupled SDR family oxidoreductase; the encoded protein is MAGRLEGKVAFITGAARGQGRAHALAMAREGADIIAVDICRQIDSNPYPLATPDDLSETERSIKELGRRVVARIADVRERHELRDAVEAGVADLGRLDIVVANAGILPMAMGKPDPMHFVDATDVDLVGVMNTVAVTLPHLGSGASIIVTGSTAGMIRGTTDNDQMGPGGSGYAFAKRILIEYVEEMCLNLAPRMIRINAIHPTNCNTHLLHNEGMYTIFRPDLVAEGKTPTREDAEPAFTFFQAMPIPYVEPEDIANLGVFLASDESRYITGQQIRVDAGSLLKWPNGPGR
- a CDS encoding HAD-IIA family hydrolase, whose amino-acid sequence is MDGVLVREEHALPGAAEFLQRLIDRKRRFLVLTNNSIFTPRDLSARLARSGLHVPEEAIWTSALATATFLADQLPGGSAYVIGEAGLTTALHNVGYTLTDIDPDFVVLGETRTYSFTAITKAIRLILQGARFIATNPDVTGPSHDGPLPATGSVAAMITKATGREPYFVGKPNPMMFRSAMNRIQAHSESTVMVGDRMDTDVVAGIEAGLETILVLTGSTSAEEIERYPFRPSRVLPSIADVIELV
- a CDS encoding thiamine pyrophosphate-dependent enzyme; translation: MTRPGAEPLDEHFTATVSALAAPAAAHWPDDAALTAEQCLALFDAQLGSRHLDFAARVLRARGRGYYTIGSSGHEGNAAVAAALRPTDPALLHYRSGGFFLARAAQVGGSDPIRDVLLGMAAAAEEPIAGGRHKVFGRVDLNIIPQTSTIASHLPRALGVAFSIARAKKLGVACRWPDDAVVVCSFGDASVNHSTAVGAINTALHAAYQGVPIPLLLVCEDNEWGISVRTPPGWIEHTYAHREGLAYFSADGSDLPATYQTAVAAADYVRTRRRPAFLHLRMVRLMGHAGTDYEPGYRNPDEIRADYARDPLLRTARMLVEHGVLTPQQILDRYEAKRANVIRLADDVGERPRLASADEVMRPLREMIDRARAVTPGSLAASVRPRHAETHLTVAAAINRSLHDLLDRYPEAVVFGEDVARKGGVYGVTRGLLSATGAARVFDTLLDEQSVLGLALGAGLSGLLPIAEIQYLAYLHNAADQLRGEAATLQFFTNRQYRNPMVVRIAGFGYQRGFGGHFHNDNSIAALRDIPGVVIASPARPDDAAAMLHTCAAAAREAGAVCLFLEPIALYHTRDLHHDGDGGWLAPYPDTAVPIGAARVYGDGTDLTMLTFGNGVRMSLRVARRLAERGIGARIVDLRWLAPLPESDMLREADATGRVLVVDETRHSGGVGEGLLAALVEHGYRGRMARVAGRDSFIPLGDAAQQVLLGEDTIEAAAVNLMTDPA
- a CDS encoding CoA transferase translates to MIASPDVTRPLAGVRIVEISSFVAVPLAGMTLAQLGAQVIRVDPIGGAADYHRWPQTADGVSIYWAGLNKGKRSVAADMRSADGQELVQRLIVDAGVLITNVAGRQWHSYETLSAMRPDLIHVEVWGRADGGTGVDYTVNAGIGFPLVTGPAEHTGPVNHVLPAWDVSCGLYTALAVVTALRHRDATGQGQQITIPLENVALATAGNLSFLSEAMINHTDRERIGNAVYGQYGQDFTSSDGVSFMVVTLTPRHFRDLTELTGTTEEVAALAESLGADFADEGERYRHREALTELFRPWFAAHTAAEITEALSARSVLWERYRTFAEAAADQRVTANPLFTELDQPRIGRYLAPGLPLAIDGSYPAPEPAPALGDHTAEVLREWLGLSAEEIAKLTDAGTVA